The Manihot esculenta cultivar AM560-2 chromosome 11, M.esculenta_v8, whole genome shotgun sequence genome includes a region encoding these proteins:
- the LOC122725078 gene encoding auxin-induced protein 15A-like encodes MAIRFPAVLAKQSFRWSSHAANKSSSRCLDVPKGFVAVYVGETEKKHFVVPVSYLNEPSFQDLLSKAEEEFGFHHPMGGLTIPCREETFRLVTSSLNRS; translated from the coding sequence ATGGCTATTCGTTTTCCTGCAGTTCTTGCTAAGCAAAGCTTCCGCTGGTCATCTCATGCTGCAAACAAATCTTCGTCGAGGTGTTTAGATGTACCCAAAGGGTTCGTAGCAGTTTACGTTGGCGAGACTGAGAAGAAGCATTTTGTGGTTCCAGTCTCCTACTTGAATGAGCCTTCATTTCAGGATTTGCTAAGTAAAGCTGAAGAGGAGTTTGGGTTTCATCATCCGATGGGTGGTTTGACAATTCCATGCCGAGAAGAAACTTTTAGACTCGTCACCTCAAGCTTGAATAGATCATGA
- the LOC122725017 gene encoding putative pentatricopeptide repeat-containing protein At3g49142, producing the protein MSNIFSSHVSQTFDSVAQFLDHSYQTKNVIAIKKLHARLLRTGLLFFSLNIHCRLIFACTTCINKNNLQTLTNCCKFLNPINPLPFNLLLSNFCRNGFPLLALKTCSLMHITSVSLDTYALCSSLKASSSMEDVNFGKQIHAHVTKSGWLSSVFVGSALIDLYAKSSFVGHAAMVFDEIPVKNTVCANALLSGYVEGKLWDQGIKLLRNMPCLSLDYDHFTLAAMLRTCAGLSAIELGRQVHAYLTRKINDLGNDVFLQSSLIEMYGKCGFVEKALQVFNLEGYKLGGKVNRDIVLWTSMLGAYGRNGHCACFPYWYQSQVEPNPVYLLVKPKSRIL; encoded by the coding sequence ATGTCCAATATTTTCAGTTCCCATGTCAGCCAAACCTTTGATTCTGTTGCTCAATTCTTAGATCATTCATATCAAACTAAGAATGTCATAGCCATTAAGAAGCTCCATGCTCGTCTGCTGAGGACAGGCTTACTCTTTTTCTCACTTAACATCCACTGTAGGCTCATTTTCGCCTGCACCACATGCATCAACAAAAACAACCTCCAAACCTTAACCAATTGCTGCAAATTCCTAAACCCTATAAACCCATTACCCTTCAATCTACTATTATCTAATTTCTGTCGAAATGGGTTCCCTTTATTAGCACTAAAAACCTGCTCTCTCATGCATATAACCAGTGTTTCTTTAGATACTTATGCTTTGTGTAGTTCCTTAAAAGCTTCCTCTTCTATGGAAGATGTGAACTTTGGTAAACAGATACATGCCCATGTGACGAAATCAGGTTGGTTATCCAGTGTGTTTGTGGGTAGTGCTTTGATCGATCTATATGCAAAGTCGTCGTTTGTTGGTCATGCGGCAATGGTGTTTGATGAAATTCCAGTGAAGAACACAGTTTGTGCAAATGCTCTTTTATCAGGTTATGTTGAGGGTAAACTGTGGGATCAGGGAATTAAATTGCTAAGGAATATGCCCTGTTTGAGTTTGGATTATGACCATTTCACATTAGCGGCAATGCTACGGACATGCGCGGGGCTTTCTGCTATTGAACTAGGCAGACAAGTGCACGCCTATTTAACACGTAAAATTAATGATTTGGGAAATGATGTTTTCTTGCAGAGTTCATTGATTGAAATGTATGGCAAGTGTGGTTTTGTAGAGAAGGCTTTGCAGGTCTTCAACTTGGAGGGATATAAGTTGGGTGGAAAGGTCAATAGGGATATTGTTTTGTGGACTTCAATGCTAGGTGCATATGGTAGAAATGGGCATTGCGCTTGCTTCCcctattggtatcagagccaagttGAACCCAATCCAGTTTACCTCTTAGTGAAACCTAAGTCGCGTATCCTGTAG
- the LOC110626165 gene encoding auxin-induced protein 15A: MGVNLPGVFAKQIFRQSLFPVRKASSTSLDVQKGFMAVYVGEAKKKRFLVPVSYLNHSSFQDLLILAEEEFGFDHPMGGLTIPCREDIFNAVISNLSRSQGKAF; the protein is encoded by the coding sequence ATGGGTGTTAATTTGCCTGGTGTTTTTGCTAAGCAAATCTTCAGACAGTCTTTATTTCCTGTAAGAAAAGCATCTTCAACTTCATTAGATGTACAAAAAGGATTCATGGCAGTTTATGTTGGGGAGGCCAAGAAGAAGAGATTTCTGGTGCCAGTGTCCTACTTGAATCATTCTTCGTTTCAAGATTTGCTTATCCTGGCTGAAGAGGAGTTTGGTTTCGATCATCCAATGGGTGGCTTGACAATTCCCTGCAGAGAGGATATTTTCAATGCTGTCATTTCCAACTTGAGTAGATCACAAGGAAAGGCATTTTGA